In Blastopirellula sediminis, the following proteins share a genomic window:
- a CDS encoding bifunctional folylpolyglutamate synthase/dihydrofolate synthase, with the protein MDGKPAASPPSVELATPEIRSYDEAISFLLSRINYERSAVIPYRSPQFHLARMRRLNELLGNLVDQLKIVHIAGTKGKGSTATALSAILEAAGYQVGLFSSPHLERLEERFAINRTPCQADDVTQLVREIAPLVLQIDAERSGDGPTYFEITTAMALLHFVRRGVDAAILEVGLGGRLDSTNICRPLVSVITTISRDHMALLGDTLAEIAGEKAGIIKSETPVVSGVDQPEPAAVIEQIADQNAAQLVEIGRDFAVEPTSERTFDVTWQFAEKSGALTGLSCRMAGQHQMRNSAVAIMVAKTLESRGFSVSDEAIRRGLTEAVLPGRIERLADSPVIYVDAAHNDASISALVDVLNDLPVDRRRLVLALSSDKEYREILRLLLPHFDEIWFTRYATNPRAIDPAELEAAAVQYPTGRRSVIRHLVDDPQQAFADAIAASDENDLLCVAGSFFIAGEFRRYFREM; encoded by the coding sequence ATGGACGGAAAACCTGCAGCATCGCCCCCGAGCGTCGAATTGGCGACTCCTGAGATTCGCTCGTACGACGAGGCGATCAGCTTTCTGCTGAGTCGTATCAACTACGAGCGATCGGCGGTGATTCCGTATCGCAGCCCGCAGTTTCATCTCGCCCGGATGCGGCGTCTGAACGAGCTGCTCGGGAACCTGGTCGATCAGCTGAAGATCGTTCATATCGCGGGGACCAAGGGAAAAGGTTCGACGGCGACCGCGCTCAGCGCCATTTTGGAAGCGGCCGGCTATCAGGTTGGGCTCTTCAGTTCGCCACATCTCGAGCGTCTGGAAGAGCGATTCGCGATCAATCGAACTCCGTGCCAAGCGGACGACGTAACGCAACTCGTGCGTGAGATCGCGCCGCTGGTGCTGCAAATCGACGCAGAACGTTCTGGCGACGGTCCGACCTATTTCGAGATCACCACGGCGATGGCGTTGCTCCACTTCGTCCGCCGCGGCGTTGATGCGGCGATCTTGGAAGTGGGACTCGGCGGCCGTCTCGATTCAACCAACATTTGCCGTCCGCTCGTTTCGGTCATTACGACGATCAGCCGCGATCACATGGCGCTGCTGGGCGACACACTGGCCGAGATTGCCGGCGAGAAGGCGGGGATCATCAAAAGTGAGACGCCGGTCGTCTCCGGGGTCGATCAACCGGAGCCGGCTGCGGTCATCGAGCAAATCGCCGATCAAAATGCCGCCCAACTAGTCGAGATCGGTCGCGACTTCGCTGTCGAACCGACCAGCGAGCGGACGTTCGACGTGACCTGGCAGTTCGCGGAAAAGAGCGGGGCGCTGACCGGTTTGAGTTGCCGTATGGCGGGCCAACATCAAATGCGAAACTCCGCCGTCGCGATCATGGTCGCCAAAACGCTCGAGTCGCGCGGCTTCTCGGTGAGCGATGAAGCGATTCGTCGCGGCTTGACCGAGGCGGTATTGCCGGGCCGGATTGAGCGTCTGGCCGATTCGCCGGTCATCTACGTCGACGCGGCGCACAATGACGCGTCGATCTCGGCGCTCGTCGACGTGCTGAACGACTTGCCGGTCGATCGTCGTCGACTCGTGCTCGCCCTCTCTAGCGACAAAGAGTACCGCGAGATCCTGCGGCTCCTTTTACCGCACTTTGATGAGATCTGGTTTACCCGCTACGCAACCAATCCCCGCGCGATCGATCCGGCCGAACTAGAAGCGGCCGCGGTGCAATATCCGACCGGACGTCGTAGCGTGATTCGCCATCTCGTCGACGACCCGCAACAAGCGTTCGCCGACGCGATCGCCGCTTCGGACGAAAACGATCTGCTCTGCGTGGCCGGGTCGTTCTTCATCGCCGGAGAGTTCCGGCGGTATTTTCGCGAAATGTAG
- a CDS encoding DEAD/DEAH box helicase gives MADIKYADMALSAEMKAALAAARYVQPSPIQAAIIPLALEGKDVLGQARTGTGKTAAFGIPIIEGLEHGPHSRNPQALILTPTRELAVQVRDELAKLAHGQRVNVVAIYGGKPLRSQIEKLKRAPHIVVGTPGRVIDLMTRKALNLEMLRIVVLDEADRMLDIGFRPDIEKILRRCPDSRQTLLLSATVPPSIEKLAQRYMRDPEKVDFSPTNISAETIEQRYFTVDQSKKFDLLVELLRREQPRKSIVFCRTKRGTERITQRLAKKTKLVHCIHGDMQQGARNRALTDFKAGKFRVLVATDVVGRGIDISDVSHIINYDIPEFSDDYVHRVGRTGRMGKEGIAFTFVTPEEGNELTRIEIRIDKLLIRDEMEGFQPYERTDVDTGPGPAATAIGPDGEREVGMVVDAPKSEPPKGPSGRGKRYRRAL, from the coding sequence ATGGCTGATATCAAGTACGCCGACATGGCTCTGTCGGCCGAAATGAAGGCCGCCCTCGCCGCGGCGCGATACGTTCAACCCTCCCCAATCCAGGCCGCCATCATCCCTCTGGCCCTTGAGGGAAAGGATGTGCTCGGCCAGGCTCGGACCGGTACCGGCAAAACCGCCGCCTTCGGCATTCCGATCATCGAAGGCCTGGAGCATGGCCCCCACTCGCGCAACCCCCAGGCCCTGATCCTGACCCCGACCCGCGAATTGGCGGTGCAAGTTCGGGACGAACTGGCCAAGCTCGCCCATGGCCAGCGGGTCAACGTAGTCGCGATCTACGGCGGCAAACCGCTTCGCTCGCAAATCGAAAAGCTGAAGCGAGCTCCTCACATCGTGGTCGGCACCCCGGGACGGGTAATCGACCTGATGACCCGCAAGGCGCTGAACCTTGAGATGCTGCGGATCGTCGTTTTGGACGAAGCGGACCGGATGCTCGACATCGGCTTCCGCCCCGACATCGAAAAGATCCTCCGCCGCTGCCCTGATAGCCGCCAAACGCTGCTTCTTTCCGCCACCGTTCCGCCGTCGATCGAAAAGCTGGCCCAGCGGTACATGCGCGACCCGGAAAAGGTCGACTTCTCCCCCACCAATATCTCGGCCGAGACGATCGAGCAGCGGTATTTCACCGTCGATCAATCCAAGAAGTTTGATCTCCTGGTCGAGCTCCTCCGTCGCGAACAACCCCGCAAGTCGATCGTCTTCTGCCGGACCAAGCGCGGAACCGAGCGAATCACCCAGCGTCTGGCCAAGAAGACCAAGCTGGTCCACTGCATTCACGGCGATATGCAGCAAGGAGCCCGCAACCGGGCCCTCACCGACTTCAAAGCGGGCAAATTTCGGGTCCTGGTCGCCACCGACGTCGTCGGCCGCGGCATCGACATCTCGGACGTCTCGCACATCATCAACTACGACATCCCGGAATTCTCGGACGACTACGTCCACCGCGTCGGCCGTACCGGCCGCATGGGGAAAGAAGGGATTGCGTTTACTTTCGTCACGCCGGAAGAGGGGAACGAGCTGACCCGCATCGAGATTCGGATCGACAAGCTGTTGATCCGCGACGAGATGGAAGGGTTCCAGCCTTACGAACGAACCGATGTCGACACCGGCCCTGGTCCGGCGGCGACGGCGATCGGCCCCGATGGCGAACGCGAAGTCGGCATGGTCGTCGACGCTCCGAAGTCGGAGCCGCCCAAAGGCCCGAGCGGACGCGGCAAACGGTATCGTCGCGCTCTCTAA
- a CDS encoding DUF1444 family protein yields MGMFDFLFGPSKQERFAQLLMDRIRQAGETKEIVFHKEEFQLRFYENGEEAGVANLNNLYAEYCSIAKADRNEFLSQATRALLSYRKEVPEDFEDARHDVRPVVRSKAYFEMLRLEQHFRGGPPLNLPYVDVGQHLLAAPVYDLPESIRAIDQELLDTWGVSLYEVMEIAKQNLEDAEFVVGVVGEKLYALASGDSYDAARMLLIDHILEFKLEGDPVAVAPNRDSLIVVGSDDEDGLAMMLDLIEQSISDPRPISAIPVRLIDGEWETWLPPQSHPLYRRFREFEVQSLLGEYEEQKAMLEGVFEEEGIDLFVASYTAIQRNESGEIFTYCVWTRDVNGLLPKTDFVLFGDPGRLGTVASATWDKVEAIVGDLLEDLETYPPRFRVSEFPSEEQIEKLGHDERIGA; encoded by the coding sequence ATGGGCATGTTTGACTTTTTGTTTGGCCCCTCCAAGCAGGAGCGCTTCGCCCAACTCTTGATGGATCGCATTCGCCAGGCAGGCGAAACGAAGGAAATCGTCTTTCACAAAGAAGAGTTCCAGCTCCGCTTCTACGAAAACGGCGAAGAGGCCGGCGTCGCCAACCTCAATAACCTCTACGCCGAGTACTGCAGCATCGCGAAAGCGGACCGCAATGAGTTCCTCTCCCAGGCGACCCGCGCCCTCCTCTCCTACCGCAAGGAAGTCCCCGAGGACTTTGAAGACGCGCGGCACGACGTCCGCCCGGTGGTACGGAGCAAAGCCTATTTCGAGATGCTCCGGCTTGAACAGCACTTTCGCGGCGGCCCCCCGCTCAACCTGCCCTACGTCGACGTCGGCCAGCATCTGCTAGCAGCGCCGGTCTACGACCTGCCGGAATCGATCCGCGCGATCGACCAGGAACTGCTCGATACCTGGGGGGTCTCGCTTTACGAAGTGATGGAGATCGCCAAACAGAACCTCGAGGACGCCGAGTTCGTCGTCGGCGTGGTGGGCGAAAAGCTGTATGCGTTGGCGAGCGGCGACAGTTACGACGCGGCTCGCATGCTACTGATCGATCATATCCTGGAGTTCAAGCTGGAAGGGGATCCGGTCGCCGTCGCTCCCAATCGCGATTCGCTGATCGTCGTCGGCAGCGACGACGAAGACGGCCTGGCGATGATGCTCGACCTGATTGAGCAGTCGATCTCCGACCCGCGGCCGATCAGCGCCATTCCGGTCCGTTTGATCGACGGCGAGTGGGAAACGTGGCTCCCGCCCCAATCGCATCCCCTCTACCGACGCTTCCGCGAGTTCGAGGTCCAATCGCTCCTCGGCGAATACGAAGAGCAGAAAGCGATGCTCGAAGGGGTCTTCGAGGAAGAGGGAATCGATCTCTTCGTCGCCTCCTACACTGCGATCCAGCGGAACGAGAGCGGCGAGATCTTCACCTACTGCGTCTGGACCCGCGACGTGAACGGACTGCTGCCGAAGACCGACTTCGTCCTCTTCGGCGATCCTGGCCGCCTGGGAACGGTCGCCTCGGCGACGTGGGACAAGGTCGAAGCGATCGTCGGCGATCTGCTGGAAGACCTGGAAACCTATCCGCCGCGGTTCCGCGTCAGCGAATTCCCCAGCGAAGAGCAGATCGAGAAGCTGGGACATGACGAGCGGATAGGCGCTTAG
- a CDS encoding DUF1559 domain-containing protein — protein MKKSAKKGFTLVELLVVIAIIGVLIALLLPAVQQAREAARRMSCTNNMKQLTLASHNYHDTFLRFPMTRERSGGWSIQARLLPYIEQVSLQNAIEFHIPYDQYLVGSKDTVRFGTDNRRLPALRVDALLCPSEVNDRTRNDSSGNPEHYPLSYVVNQGRWVVWDGARGGEGGFTVEKCTNMAAITDGTSNTLAFSEARAYSLYDRDTSTYSDKTMPSLSTQLSYMNGIVDSVTRDSGHTEWVDGHAHHSGFTTFFPPNTMFKGSDGKDRALDFTNNREKNVTATSNPPTVAAVTARSYHPGIVNVSFMDGSVSRVSETIDLTAWQSLSTRAGGEVTDRTSL, from the coding sequence ATGAAGAAGTCGGCCAAGAAAGGCTTTACCTTGGTAGAGCTGCTAGTCGTGATCGCCATTATTGGCGTGTTGATCGCTCTGTTGTTGCCGGCGGTGCAGCAGGCTCGTGAAGCGGCTCGGCGGATGTCGTGCACCAACAATATGAAGCAGCTGACGCTCGCTTCCCACAATTACCACGACACCTTCTTGCGGTTCCCCATGACGCGGGAACGCTCTGGCGGTTGGTCCATTCAGGCTCGTCTGTTGCCCTACATCGAGCAGGTCTCGTTGCAAAACGCGATCGAGTTCCATATTCCGTATGACCAATACCTTGTCGGCTCGAAGGATACGGTTCGCTTCGGTACCGACAATCGTCGGCTGCCGGCTTTGCGAGTCGATGCGCTGCTTTGCCCGTCGGAAGTGAACGATCGGACCCGCAACGATTCCAGCGGAAATCCGGAGCACTACCCGCTGAGCTACGTCGTCAATCAAGGACGCTGGGTCGTCTGGGACGGCGCGCGAGGGGGCGAAGGGGGTTTCACGGTCGAAAAGTGCACCAACATGGCCGCGATCACCGACGGAACCAGCAACACGCTGGCCTTCAGCGAAGCCCGCGCCTACTCGCTGTACGATCGCGATACCTCGACCTACAGCGACAAGACGATGCCGTCGCTCAGCACGCAGCTCTCGTACATGAATGGGATTGTCGACAGCGTCACGCGCGATTCGGGGCATACCGAATGGGTCGATGGTCACGCGCATCACAGCGGTTTCACCACCTTCTTCCCGCCGAACACGATGTTCAAAGGAAGCGACGGCAAAGATCGCGCGCTCGACTTCACCAATAATCGCGAGAAGAACGTTACGGCCACCTCCAACCCGCCGACGGTTGCTGCCGTCACGGCTCGCAGCTATCACCCGGGGATTGTGAACGTCTCGTTCATGGACGGGTCGGTTTCCCGCGTGTCAGAGACGATCGATCTCACCGCTTGGCAGTCGCTTTCGACCCGAGCTGGGGGCGAGGTAACTGACCGCACCAGCTTGTAG
- a CDS encoding HEAT repeat domain-containing protein gives MSDRLNDFLLHLSGTLPTDGPSSGDPHRFHWIAVADELEIAAIFHALEHLEGELSPQRRAMLDAALNLIAMRLRDDPELPEELIPRIAALYRRWGDSHPLRHLLLPWLTANGTVEALQEFADLIADDPPSRTAAAAVGFAPLLRHGDFNAEALYPRLLAALQHLSVAALVLDLSNFLFRSGRLQQHPAADVSNQLIDLLGGITTRLGQLEENAELTPEKLQLMRTQVSEGVALAVSLCDALALIGDKNAIGKLNQVLQLSHRQLQCEAAAALARLGVEEGTKHLAEMAKHPVVRLRALKFAEETGGLDAIEEEFKSPVARAEGELALWLSQETQFGLPPHEIELIDERELAWPGYDDLQNCYLFRYAYHMPAGSFQSLGIVGPLTHSFAADLTPWKPEDAYAAFAGWQAEHQDVFESEPAEWQEAQKQLADSLTARLQAEGYHVIQVIKLGYFFGDVRLIAVVRRQDGLPGVAVADLRTTTFYGSEGTDRPIGPHEAYMMHKGREFLANFNPNTYGM, from the coding sequence ATGTCGGACCGCCTTAACGATTTCCTTTTGCATCTCTCCGGTACGCTCCCAACCGACGGTCCGAGCAGTGGAGATCCCCATCGATTTCACTGGATCGCGGTCGCCGACGAACTCGAAATCGCCGCCATCTTTCATGCGCTGGAGCACCTCGAAGGGGAGCTGTCGCCGCAGCGCCGCGCAATGCTCGACGCCGCGCTGAACCTGATCGCGATGCGGCTCCGCGACGATCCGGAGCTCCCTGAAGAGCTGATTCCGCGGATTGCCGCTCTTTATCGCCGCTGGGGCGATAGTCACCCGTTGCGGCACTTGTTACTCCCGTGGCTTACCGCCAACGGGACGGTTGAAGCGCTCCAGGAGTTCGCCGACCTGATCGCGGACGATCCGCCGAGCCGCACTGCGGCCGCCGCCGTCGGTTTTGCGCCCCTCCTACGACATGGCGATTTCAACGCCGAGGCCCTCTATCCGCGCCTCCTCGCCGCACTGCAGCACCTCAGCGTCGCGGCTCTCGTTTTGGATCTCTCCAACTTTTTGTTTCGCTCGGGACGCTTGCAGCAGCACCCGGCCGCCGACGTCAGCAACCAGCTGATCGACCTCTTGGGCGGGATCACGACGCGGCTGGGGCAGTTGGAAGAAAATGCGGAGCTGACCCCGGAGAAACTGCAATTGATGCGTACTCAGGTGTCGGAAGGGGTCGCTCTGGCGGTCTCGCTTTGCGACGCGCTGGCGCTGATCGGAGACAAAAACGCCATCGGCAAGCTCAATCAGGTGCTCCAACTCAGCCATCGGCAGCTGCAATGCGAAGCAGCGGCCGCTTTGGCCCGCTTGGGCGTCGAAGAAGGGACCAAGCATCTCGCCGAGATGGCCAAGCACCCGGTCGTTCGCCTCCGCGCGCTGAAGTTCGCCGAAGAGACCGGCGGGCTCGACGCGATCGAAGAGGAGTTCAAGTCGCCGGTCGCTCGCGCCGAGGGGGAACTCGCCCTCTGGCTGTCGCAGGAGACGCAATTCGGCCTACCGCCGCACGAGATCGAGCTGATTGATGAGCGCGAACTGGCCTGGCCTGGCTATGACGATCTGCAGAACTGCTATCTGTTCCGCTACGCCTACCACATGCCGGCCGGCAGTTTTCAATCGTTGGGGATCGTCGGCCCGCTGACGCACAGCTTCGCCGCCGATCTGACTCCCTGGAAGCCGGAAGACGCCTACGCGGCGTTCGCCGGATGGCAGGCCGAGCACCAGGATGTGTTCGAATCGGAGCCGGCCGAATGGCAAGAGGCGCAAAAGCAGCTGGCCGATTCGCTCACCGCGCGGCTTCAAGCGGAAGGGTACCACGTGATCCAGGTGATCAAGCTGGGTTACTTCTTCGGCGACGTTCGCCTGATCGCCGTGGTGCGTCGACAGGACGGTCTCCCCGGCGTCGCTGTGGCTGATCTTCGCACGACCACCTTCTACGGCAGCGAAGGAACTGATCGCCCCATCGGCCCGCACGAGGCCTACATGATGCACAAGGGACGAGAATTCCTGGCCAACTTCAATCCAAACACCTATGGGATGTAG
- a CDS encoding ABC transporter ATP-binding protein, whose amino-acid sequence MDSAAASPAASNEIVIETRNLTKVYRDFWGRQKVRALKALDLEVRRGEIFGLLGPNGSGKSTTMKLLLGLLFPTSGQALVFGEDPSKVSIKERIGYLPEESYLYRFLSARETLEFYGRLFDMPASVRKERVDKLIDMVGLKWAERRQLKEYSKGMTRRIGLAQALINDPELIFLDEPTTGLDPLGIREMKDLILRLRAEGKTVLVTSHQLADLQDVADRIAILHQGELKEMGRVDALLKVRDETQIRTRGLSDEAKEEIRQVIQRHNAELIDIENPTTTLEELFLSIVRDSEARPGRRARVDRDDSAN is encoded by the coding sequence ATGGATTCTGCGGCGGCTTCCCCCGCGGCGTCCAATGAAATCGTTATCGAAACTCGTAATCTCACCAAGGTTTACCGCGATTTCTGGGGACGCCAAAAAGTCCGCGCTTTGAAGGCGCTTGACTTGGAAGTGCGTCGCGGAGAGATCTTCGGTCTGCTGGGCCCGAACGGCTCGGGTAAGTCGACCACGATGAAACTGTTGCTCGGGCTCCTCTTCCCGACCAGCGGACAAGCGCTCGTGTTCGGCGAAGACCCCTCGAAGGTGAGCATTAAAGAGCGAATCGGCTACCTGCCGGAAGAATCGTATCTCTATCGCTTCCTCAGCGCCCGCGAAACGCTGGAGTTCTACGGCCGCTTGTTCGACATGCCGGCTTCGGTTCGCAAGGAACGGGTCGACAAGCTGATCGACATGGTCGGCCTGAAGTGGGCCGAGCGTCGTCAGCTGAAGGAATACTCCAAGGGTATGACCCGGCGTATTGGTCTCGCCCAGGCGCTGATCAACGACCCGGAACTGATTTTCCTCGACGAACCGACCACCGGGCTCGACCCGCTCGGTATTCGCGAGATGAAAGACCTGATCCTGCGGCTGCGAGCCGAAGGGAAGACGGTCCTGGTCACCAGCCACCAGCTGGCCGACTTGCAGGACGTCGCCGATCGTATCGCGATCCTGCATCAGGGCGAACTGAAAGAAATGGGACGCGTCGACGCGCTGTTGAAGGTCCGCGACGAAACGCAAATTCGGACCCGCGGCCTTTCGGACGAGGCCAAAGAAGAGATTCGTCAGGTCATTCAGCGTCACAACGCCGAACTGATCGACATCGAGAATCCGACGACCACGTTGGAAGAACTGTTCCTCAGCATCGTTCGCGACAGCGAAGCCCGACCGGGCCGTCGCGCTCGCGTCGATCGGGACGATTCGGCCAACTAA